One Fontisphaera persica DNA window includes the following coding sequences:
- a CDS encoding MFS transporter — translation MVHLRLNPKPFMQKTDAPKPQSVGEALRDFFRSFTDLGVLPKALWIIIGVYVVESMAYFGVLTLMTHYLSTDLRWGDRPAGVAVSVFTMLVTLFMLGVGSWAEKQGLRRAILMALVFSTIGRLAYCLAPQAGGFASGIIIFSILLVAMGSGILTPSCYSGVKQFTDEKTHSMGYAMIYAWMNLGIVGIGALSAWIRPAVQEIMDGKGQGTPLPFLAFLRNYSVSGAHAVNWVCLGITLIALAGFLVLMTRRQEATRLRPETDTAPQVRRNLRGFFKHYFTEGPFANPRFLFFIFMLLPVRTLFAHQWLTMPEYILRAYPQNVADRMEWLVNWINPLIIFFGVPILTALTRRVHVYTMMVVGTLVSAAPTFLLCAGPHLGLLITYFVVFSIGEALWSARFLEYAAELAPPGRVAQFMGLANIPWLLAKGTTGFYSGYMLETFCAKGLPPEQLQTEWIWLVYGIFAMTTPVGLWLARKWVAAGLQTKH, via the coding sequence GTGGTCCATCTTCGGCTAAATCCAAAGCCATTCATGCAAAAGACTGATGCACCAAAGCCGCAATCCGTAGGAGAGGCATTAAGGGATTTTTTTCGTTCGTTCACTGACTTGGGCGTCCTGCCCAAGGCCCTATGGATTATCATTGGCGTTTATGTCGTTGAAAGCATGGCTTATTTCGGCGTGTTGACGCTCATGACGCATTATCTTTCCACGGATTTGCGTTGGGGCGACCGACCAGCAGGAGTGGCGGTGTCAGTCTTCACCATGCTGGTCACTTTATTCATGTTGGGAGTTGGAAGCTGGGCGGAAAAGCAGGGGTTGCGGCGCGCCATTCTCATGGCCCTTGTTTTTAGTACCATTGGCCGGCTGGCTTATTGTCTGGCACCGCAGGCTGGGGGCTTTGCGTCCGGCATCATCATCTTCAGCATTCTCCTCGTGGCGATGGGGTCGGGGATTTTAACGCCTTCCTGTTATTCGGGGGTCAAGCAATTTACCGATGAAAAAACGCATTCAATGGGGTATGCCATGATTTATGCCTGGATGAACCTGGGCATTGTGGGGATAGGCGCTTTATCTGCATGGATACGTCCGGCCGTGCAGGAAATCATGGACGGAAAGGGGCAGGGCACTCCCCTGCCCTTTTTGGCCTTTTTACGCAATTACTCAGTCAGCGGCGCTCATGCGGTGAACTGGGTTTGCCTGGGTATTACTTTGATTGCCCTGGCCGGTTTTCTTGTTTTGATGACGCGTCGCCAGGAAGCCACGCGCTTGCGTCCGGAAACTGATACCGCCCCCCAAGTGCGCCGCAATCTGCGAGGATTTTTCAAACACTATTTCACCGAGGGTCCTTTCGCAAATCCTCGTTTCCTGTTTTTCATCTTCATGTTGCTGCCGGTGCGCACGCTCTTTGCCCATCAATGGCTTACCATGCCGGAATATATCTTGCGGGCTTATCCCCAGAACGTAGCGGATCGCATGGAATGGCTGGTGAACTGGATCAACCCGCTCATTATTTTCTTCGGGGTCCCGATTTTGACCGCCCTCACGCGCCGCGTCCATGTCTATACCATGATGGTGGTGGGGACTTTGGTTTCGGCCGCTCCCACCTTTTTACTTTGTGCCGGCCCCCACCTTGGGCTGTTGATTACCTACTTTGTGGTGTTTTCCATTGGTGAAGCCCTGTGGTCGGCCCGCTTTTTGGAATACGCGGCGGAGCTGGCGCCGCCAGGACGCGTGGCACAATTCATGGGGCTGGCGAACATCCCATGGTTATTGGCCAAAGGAACCACCGGATTTTATTCCGGTTACATGTTGGAGACTTTTTGCGCCAAGGGTCTGCCCCCCGAACAACTGCAAACCGAATGGATATGGTTGGTTTACGGCATTTTTGCCATGACCACGCCTGTTGGGCTGTGGCTGGCCCGCAAATGGGTGGCGGCCGGACTCCAAACCAAACATTGA
- a CDS encoding 4-hydroxy-3-methylbut-2-enyl diphosphate reductase, producing MAAEPTVTTPKINLRRPDIMAEVQAQVVSHYRSELVEYLRAHGHELRAGNLCIKLAKEFGFCYGVERAIDLAYAARKSFPPETPIFLLGEIIHNPEVNDQIRNLGIRTISSRPTPEELALLKAGDVVIIPAFGTEVRTRQILQEKGCVFVDTTCGDVMSVWKRVRQYARDQVTSIIHGKARHEETKATTSQATASGQGHYLVVYNLEETDYVCRYIVQGGNKQEFLEKFKGAYSPGFDPDVHLQAVGVANQTTMLRNETEEVQRRFKAAMEQKYGPENLERHFRYFDTICGATQDRQDALQKLLKEPLDLLLVIGGYNSSNTSHLAEMGEAVLPTYFIKNAAKMVSPRLITHWNQHVHREVETENWLPDGPATIGITAGASCPNNLIEDVIARLLEFRGLSAKDVLGAPPRPGTPA from the coding sequence ATGGCGGCGGAACCCACAGTCACGACCCCCAAAATCAACCTGCGCCGTCCCGACATCATGGCCGAGGTGCAGGCGCAAGTCGTCTCGCATTACCGGAGCGAGCTGGTGGAATATTTGCGCGCCCATGGTCACGAGCTGCGGGCCGGCAACCTGTGCATCAAACTGGCCAAGGAATTTGGCTTTTGTTATGGCGTGGAGCGAGCCATTGACCTGGCGTACGCCGCTCGTAAAAGTTTCCCCCCGGAGACCCCCATTTTCCTTCTCGGCGAAATCATTCACAACCCCGAGGTGAATGACCAAATCCGCAACCTGGGCATACGCACCATCTCGAGCCGCCCCACGCCCGAGGAACTGGCGCTGCTGAAAGCGGGTGATGTCGTCATTATTCCCGCCTTCGGCACCGAGGTGCGCACCCGGCAGATATTGCAGGAAAAAGGCTGTGTCTTTGTGGACACCACCTGCGGCGACGTCATGAGCGTATGGAAGCGCGTGCGCCAATACGCGCGGGACCAGGTCACCAGCATCATTCATGGCAAGGCCCGCCATGAAGAAACCAAGGCCACCACTTCCCAGGCCACCGCCAGCGGTCAGGGGCATTACCTGGTGGTGTACAATCTCGAGGAGACCGATTACGTCTGCCGTTACATCGTGCAAGGCGGCAATAAACAGGAATTTTTGGAGAAATTCAAAGGGGCCTATTCTCCGGGCTTTGACCCTGATGTTCATCTTCAGGCTGTGGGCGTAGCCAATCAAACGACCATGTTGCGCAACGAAACGGAGGAGGTGCAGCGCCGCTTCAAGGCCGCGATGGAGCAAAAATATGGTCCGGAGAATCTGGAACGGCACTTCCGTTATTTTGACACCATTTGCGGCGCCACCCAGGACCGTCAGGATGCCCTGCAAAAGTTGCTGAAGGAACCCCTCGATTTGCTGCTCGTCATTGGCGGTTACAATTCTTCCAACACCTCCCATCTGGCTGAGATGGGCGAGGCGGTACTGCCCACTTACTTCATAAAAAACGCCGCCAAAATGGTGTCTCCCCGTCTCATCACCCATTGGAATCAGCACGTGCACCGCGAAGTGGAGACCGAAAACTGGCTGCCGGACGGTCCTGCCACCATCGGCATCACCGCCGGGGCATCCTGCCCCAACAATCTAATTGAGGATGTTATTGCCCGGTTGCTGGAGTTTCGCGGTTTGTCCGCCAAGGATGTTTTAGGCGCCCCCCCACGACCAGGGACGCCTGCCTGA
- the lepB gene encoding signal peptidase I: MSLLLNWFLSHTVRNAIAAERHVRRTLRAQADLITPAGQEAVREACSALRQTARETTDKKKLAAALGHLEATAGKWIKPYPHASLRDNIEVFLVAIAVAMAIRTFFLQPFKIPTGSMQPTLYGITHENLMGQHEVTIPTGWRAFVDSWFKGISYFQVVAESGGQIQDVRPPKRFIFFNLWQRFRIGTQNVTLYFPPDDILERAGLVELHRLPDGAMYFTPTSREFQPGEMVLRLKVISGDHLFVDRLTYNFRRPRRGEIIVFATKGIQGLAPNQYYIKRMVALGGEKVRIGDDNHLVVNGTRLDASTPNFERVYTFDIKNPQRGRYYGHMNRTVGTKAAQILRDPNLTRLSFYFPDAQTEFVVRPKHYLAMGDNTLNSSDSRNWGDLPQENVIGKSFFVYWPFGERFGWEHLANSGK; this comes from the coding sequence ATGTCTTTGCTGCTGAACTGGTTCTTAAGCCACACCGTCCGCAATGCCATCGCTGCCGAGCGCCACGTGCGCCGCACTTTGCGTGCCCAGGCGGACCTAATCACACCCGCAGGTCAGGAAGCGGTGCGGGAAGCATGTTCCGCCCTCCGGCAAACCGCCCGGGAAACCACCGACAAGAAAAAATTAGCGGCTGCCCTCGGGCATTTGGAGGCCACCGCCGGCAAATGGATTAAGCCGTATCCTCATGCCAGTTTGCGCGACAATATCGAGGTGTTTCTAGTGGCCATTGCCGTCGCCATGGCCATCCGCACCTTTTTTCTGCAACCGTTCAAAATTCCCACCGGCTCCATGCAGCCGACCTTGTATGGCATTACCCATGAGAACTTGATGGGGCAACATGAGGTCACCATTCCCACCGGCTGGCGGGCCTTTGTGGACTCCTGGTTCAAAGGCATCAGTTATTTTCAGGTGGTGGCGGAATCCGGCGGCCAGATTCAGGATGTGCGCCCACCCAAACGATTCATTTTCTTCAATCTCTGGCAGCGGTTTCGCATTGGCACTCAAAACGTCACGCTTTATTTCCCGCCGGACGATATTTTGGAGCGCGCAGGCCTGGTGGAACTTCACCGGCTGCCGGACGGAGCCATGTATTTCACGCCCACCAGCCGGGAATTTCAACCCGGAGAAATGGTCCTGCGACTTAAGGTTATCAGCGGCGACCATTTGTTTGTGGATCGCTTGACATACAATTTCCGTCGGCCCAGGCGGGGTGAAATCATTGTCTTTGCCACCAAGGGCATTCAAGGGCTGGCACCCAATCAGTATTACATCAAGCGCATGGTGGCGCTGGGAGGCGAAAAGGTGCGAATTGGGGATGACAACCACCTGGTCGTCAACGGCACACGTCTGGATGCCAGCACACCCAACTTCGAGCGGGTCTATACTTTCGACATAAAAAATCCCCAAAGGGGGCGTTATTATGGGCACATGAACCGCACGGTGGGGACAAAAGCCGCACAAATTCTCCGCGATCCCAATTTGACAAGGCTGTCGTTTTATTTTCCTGATGCGCAAACGGAATTCGTTGTGCGCCCCAAGCATTACCTTGCCATGGGAGACAACACCCTCAACAGTTCCGATTCCCGCAACTGGGGCGATTTGCCGCAGGAAAATGTTATTGGCAAATCGTTTTTCGTTTACTGGCCTTTTGGCGAACGCTTTGGCTGGGAACACCTGGCCAACAGCGGCAAATGA
- a CDS encoding polyprenol monophosphomannose synthase, which yields MAAEVLVVVPTYNERDNLPPLIGRLLALPLPVDVLVVDDNSPDGTGELADELAQKHPQVHVLHRREKDGLGRAYCAGFEWALARNYAFVIQMDGDFSHDPAAIPDFVRTAQEADLVIGSRYSKGIRVINWPLKRLILSLGAAQYVRWITGMPVTDPTGGYKCFRRTALQAVDWKTIHSNGYSFQVEVTHKIWRQGLRVAEIPIIFTDRFQGTSKMSGKIVWEAVWMVWRLWIQNGLRRSPRPRPSA from the coding sequence ATGGCGGCCGAGGTTTTGGTGGTGGTGCCAACGTACAATGAGCGGGATAATTTGCCCCCTCTCATTGGACGGCTGTTGGCTTTGCCCCTGCCGGTGGACGTGCTGGTGGTGGATGACAACTCTCCTGACGGCACCGGCGAATTGGCCGATGAACTGGCCCAGAAGCATCCCCAAGTGCATGTGCTGCACCGGCGGGAGAAAGATGGTTTGGGCAGGGCCTATTGCGCCGGCTTTGAGTGGGCGCTGGCCCGCAATTACGCTTTCGTCATCCAGATGGACGGCGATTTTTCGCATGATCCGGCAGCCATACCGGACTTTGTCCGTACCGCACAGGAAGCGGATTTGGTGATTGGTTCGCGGTACAGCAAGGGAATCCGCGTGATCAATTGGCCGCTCAAACGCCTCATTCTAAGCTTGGGCGCAGCCCAGTATGTGCGTTGGATAACCGGCATGCCGGTCACTGATCCCACGGGGGGCTACAAGTGCTTCCGCCGAACCGCACTTCAGGCGGTGGATTGGAAGACCATCCATTCCAACGGTTACAGCTTTCAGGTCGAAGTGACGCATAAAATCTGGCGGCAGGGGCTGAGGGTGGCGGAAATCCCCATCATTTTCACCGACCGCTTTCAAGGCACTTCCAAGATGTCCGGCAAAATTGTGTGGGAGGCCGTCTGGATGGTTTGGCGCCTGTGGATTCAAAATGGATTGCGGCGCTCGCCGCGTCCTCGGCCTTCGGCTTGA
- the lepA gene encoding translation elongation factor 4 — MDAAHIRNFCIIAHIDHGKTTLSDRLLARTGTVSEREMRDQLLDAMDLEQERGITIKAHPVTMYYQAHNNETYELNLIDTPGHVDFSYEVSRSLSACEGALLIVDAAQGVEAQTVANVHMAMKQNLTIIPVINKIDLPHANVEEVKKQLEDILAIPADQAILASAKAGIGIDDILEAVVARIPPPQPTPAPSLQALMFDSKFDTYKGVITYVRVFNGELRPGMLVKLLHSGKTVEVKEVGSFNPKPYVREALTMGEVGYITANIKSPSEVKMGDTLTDARHPSPALPGFKEVHPMVFSGIYPINTADYEHLKVNLGKLQLNDPAFVYQSESSVALGFGFRCGFLGLLHMEIVQERLRREYDMDIIATYPSVVYRVTLTDGTVKEIDNPVFLPEPNHIQTIEEPMVRAFIICPNEYIGDLMLLISDRRGEVKHTETIDPRRVMLTAELPLNEILIDFHDRIKSITRGYGSMDYEFIEPRAADMIKLDILVNGEPVDAFSCIVHRSKAESRGRALAAKLKEVIPRQQFQVAIQAAIGGKIIARETVKAFRKDVTAKCYGGDITRKRKLLEKQKEGKKRMKSIGSVDIPQEAFIAVLKA, encoded by the coding sequence ATGGACGCAGCACATATCAGAAACTTTTGTATTATTGCCCATATTGACCATGGGAAGACGACGCTTTCCGACCGTCTGCTGGCGCGCACGGGAACGGTCTCGGAGCGGGAAATGCGTGATCAATTGCTTGACGCCATGGATTTGGAGCAGGAACGAGGCATCACCATCAAGGCGCATCCCGTCACCATGTACTATCAGGCGCATAATAACGAAACCTACGAGCTGAATCTGATTGATACGCCCGGCCATGTGGATTTTTCCTATGAAGTTTCACGCAGTCTGAGCGCCTGCGAAGGGGCTTTGTTGATTGTGGACGCCGCCCAGGGAGTGGAGGCGCAGACGGTGGCCAATGTCCACATGGCCATGAAACAAAATCTGACCATCATCCCGGTCATCAACAAGATTGACCTGCCCCATGCCAATGTCGAGGAGGTCAAAAAACAACTGGAAGATATTCTCGCCATTCCGGCGGACCAGGCCATATTGGCCAGCGCCAAAGCCGGAATTGGCATTGATGACATCCTCGAGGCCGTGGTGGCGCGCATCCCACCACCTCAGCCCACGCCCGCCCCGTCTTTGCAGGCGCTTATGTTCGACTCCAAGTTTGACACTTACAAGGGCGTCATCACCTACGTCCGGGTCTTTAACGGCGAGTTGCGCCCCGGCATGCTGGTCAAGCTGCTGCATTCAGGCAAGACGGTGGAAGTCAAGGAAGTCGGTAGTTTCAATCCCAAACCTTACGTGCGGGAGGCGCTGACCATGGGGGAGGTGGGCTACATCACCGCCAACATCAAGAGCCCTTCCGAGGTCAAGATGGGTGACACCCTCACCGACGCCAGGCACCCCTCACCGGCCCTGCCCGGATTCAAAGAAGTCCATCCGATGGTTTTCAGCGGCATTTATCCCATTAACACTGCTGATTACGAACACCTGAAAGTCAATCTGGGCAAATTGCAGCTTAACGATCCGGCGTTTGTTTATCAGTCGGAAAGCTCGGTGGCGTTGGGATTTGGCTTTCGCTGCGGCTTCCTGGGCTTGCTGCACATGGAGATTGTCCAGGAGCGGCTCCGCCGGGAATATGACATGGACATCATTGCGACGTATCCGTCGGTGGTGTACCGCGTCACGTTGACCGATGGCACAGTCAAAGAAATAGACAATCCCGTGTTTCTGCCGGAACCCAACCATATCCAGACCATTGAAGAGCCGATGGTGCGGGCCTTTATCATTTGCCCCAATGAATACATCGGCGATTTAATGCTGCTCATCAGTGACCGGCGCGGCGAAGTCAAACATACAGAAACCATTGACCCGCGCCGCGTGATGCTCACGGCCGAGCTGCCGCTGAATGAAATTCTTATTGATTTTCATGACCGCATTAAAAGCATCACGCGCGGATACGGCTCCATGGACTATGAATTCATCGAGCCGCGGGCGGCGGACATGATTAAACTGGACATCCTGGTAAACGGCGAGCCAGTGGACGCTTTTTCCTGCATCGTCCATCGCTCCAAGGCTGAAAGCCGGGGTCGCGCTTTGGCGGCCAAACTCAAGGAAGTCATTCCGCGCCAGCAATTCCAGGTGGCCATTCAAGCAGCCATTGGCGGCAAAATTATTGCGCGGGAAACCGTCAAGGCATTTCGCAAAGATGTCACCGCCAAGTGTTACGGCGGCGACATCACCCGCAAACGCAAGCTGCTGGAAAAACAAAAAGAAGGCAAGAAACGCATGAAGTCCATTGGTTCAGTGGACATTCCGCAGGAGGCGTTCATTGCCGTGTTGAAGGCCTGA
- a CDS encoding ankyrin repeat domain-containing protein, whose product MAGLRFMVWVLVSGFFWLAAAGSVLAGEIHQAAERGDTAKVRALLATNPAVVHERDREQRTPLHLAAAAGHLEVVVLLLNSGAEVNARSSSGITPLYLAQGLGRKEVAELLRKHGGVMDVQKPAAPPLVRKPAPVATNAGPRETVLIPPTPRWPTVIAAVRSNNLAALEAILSTNAAAVEATDTNLWTALHHAAESSNLAAAQALINAGAKINATDNGGVAPLHIAVQRNDLPMASLLVSNKADVNLRTSIGATPLLLAAAAGKMPDMVKFLLSAGADPRVRDRFGNTALILAAAVPEPDGVAEGLIATGVDLNAQETGGGFTALHHAVLRGNRPLVQALLAAKANPNLVTREGDTPLALALFEGNQELASMLRAAGGVLPPEPPATPLEKSLMEHYRSYQDKLATASFGDLKKILLERLPTQAEINRIFVRGAAQVWEKVDRIHRDEVMAWGAANRNEEDRQNFLNMIRGGSRAGEYLRLEPRPPSAAAAAAKARRIIAPDIAVYQIEVRRRGGDRFLEGDFYHVGGRWVLIPSLSQVFPELGGQ is encoded by the coding sequence ATGGCAGGATTGCGTTTCATGGTTTGGGTTCTGGTGTCCGGTTTCTTCTGGCTTGCCGCCGCCGGCAGTGTCCTGGCAGGGGAAATTCACCAGGCTGCAGAGCGCGGCGATACCGCCAAAGTGCGCGCCTTGCTGGCGACCAATCCGGCCGTCGTGCATGAGCGGGATCGCGAGCAACGGACGCCGTTGCACCTGGCGGCAGCGGCGGGGCATTTGGAGGTGGTAGTGTTGCTGTTAAACTCGGGAGCCGAAGTCAACGCCCGGTCCAGCAGCGGCATAACGCCCCTTTACCTTGCGCAAGGTTTGGGACGCAAAGAAGTCGCCGAATTGCTGAGGAAACATGGGGGCGTGATGGATGTACAGAAGCCAGCGGCGCCCCCTCTTGTCCGCAAACCGGCGCCCGTTGCCACCAATGCCGGGCCGCGCGAAACAGTTCTAATCCCTCCTACGCCCCGCTGGCCGACCGTGATTGCGGCGGTGCGCAGTAATAATCTGGCCGCTTTGGAGGCCATTTTATCCACCAATGCAGCCGCGGTTGAGGCAACCGACACTAATTTGTGGACAGCACTCCATCATGCGGCCGAAAGCAGCAATCTGGCGGCAGCGCAAGCTTTAATCAACGCTGGCGCGAAAATCAATGCCACCGACAATGGGGGAGTGGCTCCCCTTCACATTGCCGTGCAACGCAATGATTTGCCCATGGCCAGCCTGCTGGTTTCCAACAAAGCGGACGTTAATTTGCGTACCTCCATTGGGGCCACGCCGCTGCTCCTGGCTGCCGCTGCCGGCAAGATGCCGGACATGGTCAAATTTTTATTATCAGCGGGGGCGGACCCGCGCGTGCGCGATCGGTTTGGCAACACGGCGCTGATTCTGGCCGCCGCGGTGCCGGAGCCGGATGGCGTGGCCGAAGGGTTGATTGCCACCGGCGTGGACCTGAATGCCCAGGAAACCGGCGGGGGCTTTACCGCGCTCCATCACGCCGTTTTGCGCGGCAATCGTCCGCTGGTGCAGGCTTTGTTGGCGGCCAAGGCCAACCCCAATCTGGTCACACGTGAGGGTGACACGCCGCTGGCGCTGGCGTTGTTTGAGGGGAACCAGGAACTCGCGTCCATGTTGCGAGCGGCAGGGGGCGTGTTGCCGCCCGAACCGCCGGCCACCCCGTTGGAAAAATCCCTCATGGAACATTACCGTTCCTATCAGGATAAGCTGGCCACGGCTTCGTTTGGCGACTTGAAAAAAATCTTGTTGGAACGATTGCCCACACAGGCGGAAATCAACCGTATCTTTGTGCGTGGCGCCGCCCAGGTGTGGGAAAAGGTGGATCGCATTCACCGTGATGAAGTCATGGCATGGGGGGCGGCCAATCGCAACGAGGAAGACCGTCAGAATTTTCTGAACATGATTCGCGGGGGGAGCAGGGCAGGGGAGTATCTCAGACTGGAACCCCGGCCGCCCTCCGCTGCCGCTGCTGCCGCCAAGGCGCGCCGCATCATTGCGCCCGACATTGCCGTATATCAGATTGAAGTACGCCGCCGCGGAGGTGACCGTTTTTTGGAGGGTGATTTTTATCATGTCGGCGGACGATGGGTATTGATACCCTCGCTCAGCCAGGTGTTTCCGGAGCTGGGGGGACAATAA
- a CDS encoding deoxyguanosinetriphosphate triphosphohydrolase, with the protein MSALRTRDQLEAMERLTLAPYAQFSCQTRGRRHPEPPPEWRTHFQRDRDRVVHSRAFRRLEGKTQVFLNGTGDHLRTRLTHTMEVAAIARNIARALRLNEDLAETIALAHDLGHPPFGHKGETVLNRLMREHGGFEHNRQSLRIVEELEQKYPQFPGLNLTWEVREGLVCHSPEKADDKNAAEFSRGWGSLEAQVANLADEIAYYSHDLDDGLESGLLQEKALMREVELFALAARQVKRAHGQLPDECRRFFIIRCVIDLQVRDVVTTSAACIAAARLQTADDARACRHPLIRYSPARHRQNRELRRYLYRNLYYNPVVHQPNRRAVKMLAELFRYYLQHPQEIGEQSRKRAAVDGWPRAICDYLSGMTDRYALLDYEHRLQGRPTSARPQD; encoded by the coding sequence ATGAGCGCGTTGCGCACGCGGGATCAACTGGAGGCCATGGAACGGCTTACCCTGGCCCCGTACGCCCAGTTTAGTTGCCAAACCCGCGGGCGCCGGCATCCGGAGCCTCCGCCTGAATGGCGCACCCATTTTCAGCGTGACCGTGACCGCGTGGTCCATAGCCGTGCCTTCCGCCGCCTGGAAGGTAAAACCCAGGTTTTTCTCAATGGCACCGGCGACCACCTGCGCACGCGGCTTACGCATACCATGGAAGTTGCCGCCATCGCCCGCAACATTGCCCGCGCCTTGCGCCTGAATGAGGATTTGGCGGAAACCATTGCGCTGGCCCATGACCTGGGGCATCCCCCCTTTGGCCACAAGGGCGAAACCGTCCTCAATCGGCTGATGCGCGAACATGGTGGTTTTGAACACAACCGCCAAAGTCTGCGCATCGTCGAGGAATTGGAACAAAAGTACCCGCAATTTCCCGGCCTGAATCTGACCTGGGAAGTGCGCGAAGGGCTGGTTTGCCATTCGCCGGAAAAAGCCGACGATAAAAACGCGGCTGAATTTTCCCGGGGCTGGGGCAGTCTGGAGGCCCAAGTGGCCAATCTGGCCGATGAAATAGCCTATTACAGCCATGATTTGGACGATGGGCTGGAAAGCGGCTTGTTGCAGGAAAAGGCCCTCATGCGCGAGGTGGAATTATTTGCGCTGGCCGCCCGGCAAGTAAAGCGTGCCCATGGCCAATTGCCCGACGAGTGCCGCCGTTTTTTTATCATTCGCTGTGTCATTGATTTGCAGGTGCGGGATGTTGTCACCACCTCCGCCGCCTGCATCGCTGCGGCCCGTCTGCAAACGGCGGATGACGCCCGCGCCTGCCGGCACCCCCTCATTCGTTACAGTCCGGCGCGGCATCGCCAGAACCGCGAGCTGCGGCGCTATTTGTACCGCAACCTTTACTACAATCCCGTCGTACACCAGCCCAACCGCCGGGCGGTGAAAATGCTGGCGGAGTTATTTCGGTACTACCTGCAGCATCCGCAGGAAATCGGCGAGCAAAGCCGCAAACGGGCCGCCGTGGACGGCTGGCCCCGGGCGATTTGTGATTACTTGAGCGGCATGACGGACCGTTATGCGCTCCTCGATTATGAGCATCGCCTGCAAGGCCGGCCAACCTCGGCCAGGCCGCAGGATTAG
- a CDS encoding NADH-quinone oxidoreductase subunit A: protein MQLEQYLPVLMLLLLAVAFTAFMLIGSVVAGRLANRFRLHRAPSKDIPYECGMIPSTGHSTRLTVKFYLVALLFILFDIEVVFLYPWAVVYREMLQDPATRNLILFAMLPFLGLLFFGFFYELKKGGFNWRE, encoded by the coding sequence ATGCAATTGGAACAATATTTGCCGGTGCTCATGTTGCTCTTGCTGGCCGTGGCTTTTACGGCCTTCATGTTGATTGGCTCCGTGGTGGCCGGCCGGCTGGCCAACCGCTTTCGCCTGCACCGCGCTCCCAGCAAAGACATCCCCTACGAGTGCGGCATGATTCCCTCCACCGGCCATAGCACCCGCCTCACCGTCAAATTTTACCTCGTGGCGCTGCTGTTCATTCTCTTCGACATTGAAGTCGTGTTTCTCTACCCCTGGGCGGTGGTGTATCGGGAAATGCTTCAGGACCCCGCCACCCGGAATCTCATTTTATTTGCCATGCTGCCCTTTCTGGGGCTTTTGTTTTTCGGCTTTTTCTACGAGTTAAAGAAAGGCGGTTTTAACTGGCGGGAATAG
- the hemQ gene encoding hydrogen peroxide-dependent heme synthase, with the protein MNLPSISLKQGIHVMHLFYRVDRWRWLQLPSGESTGRRERLTALCQANQAACQPRLTCYANVGGKADLVFMLQHATLDGIARLHRDLEACFPAGVLQPVFSYLSVTELTEYMPTLEDAKLRLQRQENLAPGTPEYEKRLAEEAKRVEDYMHYRLYPELPDWEVMGFYPMNKRRQAGDNWYLLNFEQRKLLMGGHARTGRKYAGRVVQMITGSTGLDDWEWGVTLVARQADTIKEIVYEMRFDEVSARYADFGPFYINLRLSPEALWDHLRLPQV; encoded by the coding sequence ATGAACTTGCCCAGCATTTCATTGAAGCAAGGAATTCACGTCATGCATCTCTTTTACCGTGTGGACCGCTGGAGATGGCTGCAACTGCCCTCCGGTGAATCCACCGGCCGCCGCGAGCGCCTGACGGCCCTCTGCCAGGCCAATCAAGCGGCCTGCCAGCCCCGGCTCACCTGTTATGCCAACGTGGGGGGCAAGGCGGATTTGGTGTTCATGTTGCAACATGCCACCCTGGACGGCATCGCCCGCCTGCATCGGGACTTGGAGGCTTGTTTCCCGGCAGGGGTACTGCAACCTGTATTTAGCTATTTGAGTGTTACTGAGTTGACCGAGTACATGCCCACCTTGGAGGACGCCAAACTGCGCCTGCAACGGCAGGAAAACCTGGCGCCCGGCACCCCCGAGTATGAAAAGCGCCTGGCCGAGGAAGCCAAACGCGTTGAAGATTACATGCATTATCGGCTTTATCCGGAGCTGCCAGATTGGGAGGTGATGGGCTTTTATCCCATGAACAAGCGCCGCCAGGCCGGCGACAACTGGTACCTCTTGAACTTTGAGCAGCGCAAACTGCTCATGGGCGGCCATGCGCGCACCGGCCGCAAATACGCGGGACGGGTGGTGCAAATGATCACCGGCTCCACCGGTCTGGATGATTGGGAGTGGGGTGTCACGCTCGTGGCCCGGCAGGCGGATACCATAAAAGAAATTGTCTACGAAATGCGCTTTGACGAAGTAAGCGCCCGTTATGCGGATTTTGGGCCTTTTTATATCAACCTCCGCCTCAGCCCGGAGGCATTATGGGACCACCTGCGATTGCCGCAGGTGTAA